In Halomonas alkalicola, the following proteins share a genomic window:
- a CDS encoding SpoVR family protein translates to MTRRKPIATGSDWNFETLTEFEREIARLADEYRLDTYPNQIEVITTEQMMDAYASVGMPVGYHHWSFGKQFLAVEQAYRRGQMGLAYELVINSDPCIAYLMEENTLMMQVLVMAHACYGHNSFFKGNYLFRTWTDASSIIDYLMFARQYVAECEERHGVAAVEQLLDACHALQNYGVDRYKRPSPISAAEESRRQKEREAYLQSQVNTLWSTIPGRAPAGVLAGDHDEEDPLGLHAGGRYPAEPQENLLYFIEKNAPLLAPWQREVVRIVRKLAQYFYPQRQTQVMNEGWATFWHYTLMNRLYEEGLVDEGLMLEFLQSHTAVVHQPAFDSPWYSGINPYALGFAIFSDLRRLCEAPTEEDRQWFPDIAGSDWRETLEFAMKNFKDESFIQQFLSPKVIRDLKLFMVVDDDQEEMLEVSAIHDERGYRRVREALATQYALSLREPNIQVYSANIRGDRSLTLRHVQDSRRPLARSVYPVIRHLHQLWGFPVTLESMEEDEVVRRYQWPLPDEAARA, encoded by the coding sequence ATGACACGACGCAAGCCCATTGCCACCGGCTCCGACTGGAACTTCGAGACCCTGACCGAATTCGAGCGCGAGATCGCCCGGCTGGCCGATGAGTATCGCCTCGACACCTATCCCAACCAGATCGAGGTGATCACCACCGAGCAGATGATGGATGCCTATGCCAGCGTCGGCATGCCGGTGGGCTACCACCACTGGTCCTTCGGCAAGCAGTTCCTGGCGGTGGAGCAGGCCTATCGGCGTGGCCAGATGGGCCTGGCCTACGAGCTGGTGATCAACTCCGACCCCTGCATCGCCTACCTGATGGAGGAGAACACCCTGATGATGCAGGTGCTGGTGATGGCCCACGCCTGCTACGGTCACAACTCCTTCTTCAAGGGCAACTACCTGTTTCGCACCTGGACCGATGCCAGCTCGATCATCGACTACCTGATGTTCGCGCGGCAGTACGTGGCCGAGTGCGAGGAGCGCCACGGCGTGGCCGCGGTGGAGCAGCTGCTGGATGCCTGTCACGCCCTGCAGAACTACGGCGTCGACCGCTACAAGCGCCCCTCGCCGATCTCCGCCGCCGAGGAGTCGCGCCGCCAGAAGGAGCGCGAGGCGTACCTGCAGTCCCAGGTCAACACCTTGTGGAGCACCATCCCCGGGCGGGCGCCCGCGGGTGTGCTGGCCGGCGATCACGACGAGGAGGACCCGCTGGGGCTGCACGCGGGCGGGCGCTACCCCGCCGAGCCCCAGGAGAACCTGCTCTACTTCATCGAGAAGAATGCGCCGCTGCTGGCGCCCTGGCAGCGCGAGGTGGTGCGCATCGTGCGCAAGCTGGCCCAGTACTTCTACCCCCAGCGCCAGACCCAGGTGATGAACGAGGGCTGGGCGACCTTCTGGCACTACACCCTGATGAACCGCCTCTATGAGGAGGGGCTGGTCGACGAGGGGCTGATGCTGGAGTTCCTGCAGTCCCATACGGCGGTGGTGCATCAGCCCGCCTTCGACAGCCCCTGGTACAGCGGGATCAATCCCTATGCGCTGGGTTTCGCCATCTTCAGCGACCTCAGGCGCCTGTGCGAAGCCCCGACGGAGGAGGATCGCCAGTGGTTTCCGGATATCGCCGGCAGCGACTGGCGGGAGACCCTGGAGTTCGCCATGAAGAACTTCAAGGATGAATCCTTCATCCAGCAGTTCCTGTCGCCCAAGGTGATCCGCGACCTCAAGCTGTTCATGGTGGTGGACGACGACCAGGAGGAGATGCTCGAGGTCAGCGCCATCCATGACGAGCGCGGCTACCGTCGAGTCCGCGAGGCGCTGGCCACCCAGTACGCCCTGTCGCTGCGCGAGCCCAATATCCAGGTCTACTCGGCGAACATCCGCGGCGACCGTTCGCTGACCCTGCGTCACGTCCAGGACAGCCGTCGCCCCCTGGCGCGCAGCGTCTATCCGGTGATCCGCCACCTGCACCAGCTGTGGGGCTTTCCGGTCACGCTGGAGTCGATGGAGGAAGACGAGGTGGTGCGGCGCTATCAATGGCCGCTGCCGGACGAGGCCGCCCGCGCCTGA
- a CDS encoding YeaH/YhbH family protein → MTYFIDRRANAKHKSAVNRQRFLDRYRTHIKRSVEEAVNRRSITDMERGEKVSIPSRDISEPVFQHGPGGRRSIVAPGNREFVEGDRLRRPGGGGGGGGGEGSASDQGEGMDEFAFTLSREEFLDFVFDGLELPHLERKALVDLDEVRPVRAGVSKEGVPARINIVRSMREAQARRIAMRAPIRRALREAREALEVEESKDPVLRNPARIAELKVEIERLEKRLEAVPFIDTFDLRYNNLVNQPMPSSKAVMFCIMDVSGSMTQAHKDIAKRFFLLLYLFLERSYEKVELVFVRHHTAAKEVDEEEFFYSRETGGTIVSSALTLVDEIIAKRYPPRQWNLYVAQASDGDNWDDDSVACRDLLLKRLMPRLQYYTYVEITPHAHQALWEEYETVAAEFPSRFAMRQIVEAGDIYPVFRELFKRRAAGG, encoded by the coding sequence ATGACCTATTTCATCGATCGACGGGCCAATGCCAAGCACAAGAGCGCGGTCAACCGGCAGCGCTTCCTCGACCGCTATCGCACCCATATCAAGCGCTCCGTGGAGGAGGCGGTGAACCGCCGCTCCATCACCGATATGGAGCGCGGCGAGAAGGTGTCGATCCCGAGCCGGGATATCTCCGAGCCGGTGTTCCAGCATGGCCCGGGGGGCAGGCGCAGTATCGTGGCGCCCGGCAACCGCGAATTCGTCGAGGGCGACCGCCTGCGTCGCCCCGGCGGCGGGGGGGGTGGCGGGGGCGGGGAGGGCAGCGCCTCCGACCAGGGCGAGGGCATGGACGAGTTCGCCTTCACCCTCTCCCGCGAGGAGTTCCTCGACTTCGTCTTCGACGGCCTCGAGCTGCCCCACCTGGAGCGCAAGGCGCTGGTGGACCTCGACGAGGTGAGGCCGGTGCGGGCGGGGGTGTCGAAGGAGGGGGTGCCGGCACGGATCAATATCGTGCGCTCCATGCGCGAGGCCCAGGCGCGACGCATTGCCATGCGGGCGCCCATCCGCCGCGCCCTGCGCGAGGCGCGCGAGGCCCTGGAGGTCGAGGAGAGCAAGGACCCGGTGCTGCGCAACCCGGCGCGCATTGCCGAGCTCAAGGTGGAGATCGAGCGCCTGGAGAAGCGCCTCGAGGCGGTGCCCTTCATCGATACCTTCGACCTGCGCTACAACAACCTGGTCAACCAGCCGATGCCCTCCAGCAAGGCGGTGATGTTCTGCATCATGGACGTCTCGGGCTCCATGACCCAGGCCCACAAGGACATCGCCAAGCGCTTCTTCCTGCTGCTCTACCTGTTCCTGGAGCGCAGCTACGAGAAGGTCGAACTGGTCTTCGTGCGTCATCATACGGCGGCCAAGGAGGTGGACGAGGAGGAGTTCTTCTACTCCCGGGAAACCGGCGGCACCATCGTCTCCAGCGCCCTGACCCTGGTCGACGAGATCATCGCCAAGCGCTATCCCCCCCGCCAGTGGAACCTCTACGTGGCCCAGGCCTCGGACGGTGACAACTGGGACGACGACTCCGTCGCCTGCCGCGACCTGCTGCTGAAGCGCCTGATGCCGCGTCTGCAGTACTACACCTACGTGGAGATCACCCCCCATGCCCACCAGGCGCTATGGGAGGAATACGAGACGGTGGCCGCCGAGTTTCCGTCGCGCTTCGCCATGCGCCAGATCGTCGAGGCCGGGGACATCTATCCGGTGTTTCGCGAGCTGTTCAAGCGGCGCGCCGCTGGCGGCTGA
- a CDS encoding PrkA family serine protein kinase gives MSIFDHVQNRYERVQQEELTLQEYLELCRREPSAYASAAERMLEAIGEPEVIDTARDPRLSRIFSNKVIRRYPSFSEFYGMEEAIEQIVSFFRHAAQGLEERKQILYLLGPVGGGKSSLAERLKLLMEKVPFYAIKGSPVYESPLGLFSPEEDGELLEKEFGIPRRYLKSVMSPWAAKRLKEYGGDISQFRVVRLYPSRLNQIAISKTEPGDENNQDISSLVGKVDIRQLEMYSQDDPDAYSFSGGLCRANQGLMEFVEMFKAPIKVLHPLLTATQEGNYNPTEGMGAIPFEGIVLAHSNESEWQAFRNNRNNEAFLDRVYIVKVPYCLRASEEVKIYQKLLEHSSLSQAPCAPDTLRMLAQFTVLSRLKEPENSSVYSKMRVYDGENLKDTDPKAKSIQEYRDTAGVDEGMDGLSTRFAFKIPSKVFNFDSHEVAANPVHLLYVLEKRLEQEQLPRETFERYLRYIKEYLAPRYVDFIGKEIQTAYLESYSEYGQNIFDRYVTYADFWIQDQEYRDPETGELFNRQSLNEELEKIEKPAGISNPKDFRHEVVNFVLRARAQNNGMNPSWQSYEKLRGVIEQKMFANTEELLPVISFNAKASQADQKKHEDFVARMVDRGYTEKQVRLLSEWYLRVRKSQ, from the coding sequence ATGAGCATCTTCGACCATGTGCAGAACCGTTACGAGCGCGTCCAGCAGGAGGAGCTGACCCTGCAGGAGTACCTGGAACTCTGTCGACGGGAGCCATCGGCCTACGCATCTGCCGCCGAGCGGATGCTCGAGGCCATCGGCGAGCCCGAGGTGATCGATACCGCCAGGGATCCACGGCTGTCGCGGATCTTCTCCAATAAGGTCATCCGCCGCTACCCGTCGTTCTCGGAGTTCTACGGCATGGAGGAGGCGATCGAGCAGATCGTGTCGTTCTTCCGCCACGCCGCCCAGGGCCTCGAGGAGCGCAAGCAGATCCTCTACCTGCTGGGCCCCGTGGGGGGCGGCAAGTCGTCGCTGGCCGAGCGCCTCAAGCTGCTGATGGAGAAGGTGCCCTTCTACGCCATCAAGGGCTCGCCGGTCTATGAATCGCCGCTGGGCCTGTTCTCCCCCGAGGAGGATGGCGAGCTGCTCGAGAAGGAGTTCGGCATTCCGCGGCGCTACCTGAAGAGCGTGATGTCGCCCTGGGCCGCCAAGCGCCTCAAGGAGTACGGCGGCGACATCTCCCAGTTCCGGGTGGTGCGCCTCTACCCCTCGCGCCTCAACCAGATCGCCATCTCCAAGACCGAGCCCGGCGACGAGAACAACCAGGACATCTCCTCGCTGGTGGGCAAGGTGGATATCCGTCAGCTGGAGATGTACTCCCAGGACGACCCCGACGCCTACAGCTTCTCAGGGGGGCTGTGTCGCGCCAACCAGGGCCTGATGGAGTTCGTCGAGATGTTCAAGGCGCCGATCAAGGTGCTGCATCCGCTGCTGACCGCCACCCAGGAGGGCAACTACAACCCTACCGAGGGCATGGGGGCGATCCCCTTCGAGGGCATCGTGCTGGCGCACTCCAACGAGAGCGAATGGCAGGCGTTCCGCAACAACCGCAACAACGAGGCCTTCCTCGACCGCGTCTATATCGTCAAGGTGCCCTACTGCCTGCGCGCCTCCGAGGAGGTCAAGATCTACCAGAAGCTGCTCGAGCACTCCTCGCTCAGCCAGGCGCCCTGCGCCCCGGATACCCTGCGCATGCTGGCCCAGTTCACGGTGCTCTCGCGGCTCAAGGAGCCGGAGAACTCCAGCGTCTACTCGAAGATGCGCGTCTATGATGGCGAGAACCTCAAGGACACCGACCCCAAGGCCAAGTCGATCCAGGAGTATCGCGACACCGCCGGGGTCGACGAGGGCATGGACGGGCTCTCCACCCGCTTCGCGTTCAAGATCCCCTCCAAGGTGTTCAACTTCGACAGCCACGAGGTGGCGGCCAACCCGGTGCACCTGCTCTACGTGCTGGAGAAGCGCCTGGAGCAGGAGCAGCTGCCCCGCGAGACCTTCGAGCGCTACCTGCGCTACATCAAGGAGTACCTGGCGCCGCGCTACGTCGACTTCATCGGCAAGGAGATCCAGACGGCCTACCTGGAGTCCTACTCCGAGTACGGTCAGAACATCTTCGACCGCTACGTCACCTACGCCGACTTCTGGATCCAGGACCAGGAGTACCGCGACCCGGAGACCGGCGAGCTGTTCAATCGCCAGTCCCTCAACGAGGAGCTGGAGAAGATCGAGAAGCCGGCCGGCATCTCCAATCCCAAGGACTTCCGCCACGAGGTGGTCAACTTCGTGCTGCGGGCCCGGGCCCAGAACAACGGCATGAACCCGAGCTGGCAGTCCTACGAGAAGCTGCGCGGGGTGATCGAGCAGAAGATGTTCGCCAACACCGAGGAGCTGCTGCCGGTGATCTCCTTCAACGCCAAGGCCTCCCAGGCGGACCAGAAGAAGCACGAGGACTTCGTGGCCAGGATGGTGGATCGGGGCTACACCGAGAAGCAGGTGCGCCTGCTCTCCGAGTGGTACCTGCGGGTGCGCAAGTCGCAGTAG
- a CDS encoding FAD-dependent oxidoreductase produces MTAYPHLFRPLTLGHLTLPNRVLMGSMHTNLEEAPGGFERLAAFYAERAREGVALIVTGGIAPNPEGAVFQGAATLEREAQLPDHRRLVEAVHAEGGRLCLQILHAGRYAYSPELVAPSAIQAPINPFTPRELSADEVERQIADYVRCARLAQQAGYDGVEVMGSEGYLINQFVCRRTNRRDDAWGGSFKNRIRFPVEIVRRMRAAVGDDFLIIFRLSMIDLVEEGSTHEEVVVLGRAIEAAGASLINTGIGWHEARVPTIVTSVPRAAFTEVTRRLKAELSVPLITTNRINMPEVAERVLAEGHADMVSMARPFLADPAWVTKAAEGRPEEINTCIACNQACLDHTFEGKATSCLVNPRAGHETELVIEPARAPRRIAVVGGGPAGLAAAVTAAQRGHAVTLFERGSELGGQFNYARRIPGKEEFDETLRYFRVMLDRHRVQVRLSCEADLQALRDFDAVVLASGVRPRALALPGSDHPKVMGYPTAILHPERVGRRVAIIGAGGIGFDVVELLTQGASSSLDREAWCDEWGVDLSVATPGGLKAPRRPEVPRQVFLLQRKASKPGRGLGKTTGWVHRASLKHRGVETLAGCEYLSIDDAGLHVRQAGEVRRLAVDSVVVCAGQEPVRELLDPLQGAGIEVHLIGGAEEAAELDAKRAIDQGTRVAAAL; encoded by the coding sequence GTGACTGCCTATCCCCATCTCTTCCGTCCCCTGACGCTGGGCCACCTGACGCTGCCCAATCGGGTGCTGATGGGCTCCATGCACACCAACCTGGAGGAGGCGCCCGGCGGCTTCGAGCGCCTGGCCGCCTTCTATGCCGAGCGGGCCCGGGAGGGGGTGGCGCTGATCGTCACCGGCGGCATCGCGCCCAACCCCGAGGGCGCCGTCTTCCAGGGCGCCGCCACCCTGGAGCGGGAGGCGCAGCTGCCCGATCATCGCCGCCTGGTGGAGGCGGTGCACGCCGAGGGCGGGCGCCTCTGCCTGCAGATCCTGCATGCCGGGCGCTACGCCTATTCGCCGGAGCTGGTGGCCCCCTCGGCGATCCAGGCGCCCATCAATCCCTTCACGCCCCGGGAGCTCTCCGCCGACGAGGTGGAGCGGCAGATCGCCGACTATGTGCGCTGTGCCCGCCTGGCGCAGCAGGCCGGCTACGACGGCGTGGAGGTGATGGGCTCCGAGGGCTACCTGATCAACCAGTTCGTCTGCCGGCGCACCAACCGGCGCGACGATGCCTGGGGCGGGTCCTTCAAGAATCGCATCCGCTTCCCGGTGGAGATCGTGCGGCGCATGCGCGCGGCGGTGGGCGACGATTTCCTGATCATCTTCCGCCTCTCCATGATCGACCTGGTGGAGGAGGGCAGCACGCATGAGGAGGTGGTGGTCCTGGGGCGCGCCATCGAGGCCGCCGGCGCCAGCCTGATCAATACCGGTATCGGCTGGCACGAGGCGCGGGTGCCGACCATCGTCACCAGCGTGCCGCGGGCGGCCTTCACCGAGGTGACCCGCCGGCTGAAGGCCGAGCTCTCGGTACCGCTGATCACCACCAACCGCATCAACATGCCGGAGGTGGCCGAGCGGGTGCTGGCCGAGGGCCATGCGGACATGGTCTCCATGGCGCGCCCCTTCCTGGCCGACCCGGCCTGGGTCACCAAGGCCGCCGAGGGCCGGCCCGAGGAGATCAACACCTGCATCGCCTGCAACCAGGCCTGCCTGGACCATACCTTCGAGGGCAAGGCGACCTCCTGCCTGGTCAATCCGCGCGCCGGCCACGAGACCGAGCTCGTGATCGAGCCCGCCCGCGCGCCGCGGCGCATCGCCGTGGTGGGGGGCGGTCCGGCGGGGCTGGCGGCCGCAGTGACCGCCGCTCAGCGTGGCCATGCGGTGACCCTGTTCGAGCGCGGTTCCGAGCTGGGCGGGCAGTTCAACTACGCGCGCCGTATCCCCGGCAAGGAGGAGTTCGACGAGACCCTGCGCTACTTCCGGGTGATGCTCGACAGGCACCGGGTGCAGGTGCGCCTCAGCTGCGAGGCGGACCTCCAGGCGCTGCGCGACTTCGATGCGGTGGTGCTGGCCAGCGGGGTGCGCCCGCGCGCCCTGGCGCTTCCCGGCAGTGACCACCCCAAGGTGATGGGTTATCCCACGGCGATCCTGCACCCGGAGCGGGTCGGGCGGCGGGTGGCGATCATCGGCGCCGGCGGGATCGGCTTCGATGTGGTGGAGCTGCTCACCCAGGGCGCGTCCTCGTCGCTGGACCGCGAGGCCTGGTGCGACGAGTGGGGCGTGGATCTCTCGGTCGCCACGCCGGGCGGGCTCAAGGCGCCGCGCCGCCCCGAGGTGCCACGCCAGGTCTTCCTGCTGCAGCGCAAGGCCTCCAAGCCCGGCCGCGGCCTAGGCAAGACCACCGGCTGGGTGCATCGCGCCTCGCTCAAGCATCGCGGCGTCGAGACGCTGGCCGGCTGCGAGTACCTGAGCATCGACGATGCCGGCCTGCATGTCCGCCAGGCGGGCGAGGTCCGCCGGCTGGCGGTGGACAGCGTGGTGGTCTGTGCCGGCCAGGAGCCGGTGCGCGAGCTGCTCGACCCGCTGCAGGGGGCGGGCATCGAGGTGCACCTGATCGGCGGCGCCGAGGAGGCCGCCGAGCTGGATGCCAAGCGCGCCATCGATCAGGGCACCCGGGTGGCAGCCGCCCTCTAG
- the ccoN gene encoding cytochrome-c oxidase, cbb3-type subunit I — MSTALEHPTYNYKVVRQFAIMTVVWGIVGMLLGVILAAQLVWPQLNLDLPWTSFGRLRPLHTNAVIFAFGGSALFATSYYVVQRTCQTRLWSDKLAAFTFWGWQAVILSAVITLPLGYTTTKEYAELEWPINILIAVVWVTYALVFLMTIKQRKTSHIYVANWFFAAFILTVAVLHIVNNAAIPVTAMYSVSIYAGAIDAMVQWWYGHNAVGFFLTAGFLGMMYYFVPKQAERPVYSYRLSIVHFWSLIMVYMWAGPHHLHYTALPNWAQSLGMVMSIILLAPSWGGMINGMMTLSGAWHKLRTDPTLRFLVVALSFYGMSTFEGPMMAVKTVNALSHYTDWTIGHVHAGALGWVAMITIGSMYHLIPRLFGRTEMHSVGLIAVHFWLATIGTVLYIASMWVNGILQGLMWRAINPDGTLMYTFIESVEASGPGYIVRLIGGLCWVVGMLIMAYNVTMTVKRGEGARQPLPQTA; from the coding sequence ATGAGCACAGCACTTGAACACCCGACCTACAACTACAAGGTAGTTCGGCAGTTCGCGATCATGACAGTAGTGTGGGGCATCGTCGGCATGCTCCTCGGCGTCATCCTCGCCGCACAACTGGTATGGCCGCAACTCAACCTCGATCTGCCCTGGACCAGCTTCGGCCGCCTGCGGCCGCTGCACACCAATGCCGTGATCTTTGCCTTCGGGGGTTCCGCGCTGTTCGCCACCTCCTACTACGTGGTTCAGCGGACCTGTCAAACCCGCCTGTGGTCCGATAAGCTGGCCGCCTTCACCTTCTGGGGCTGGCAGGCGGTGATCCTGTCCGCGGTGATCACCCTGCCGCTGGGCTACACCACCACCAAGGAGTACGCCGAGCTGGAGTGGCCGATCAACATCCTGATCGCCGTGGTGTGGGTCACCTATGCCCTTGTCTTCCTGATGACCATCAAGCAGCGCAAGACCTCCCACATCTACGTGGCCAACTGGTTCTTCGCCGCCTTTATCCTGACCGTCGCGGTGCTGCACATCGTCAACAACGCCGCCATCCCGGTCACCGCCATGTACTCGGTCTCCATCTACGCCGGCGCCATCGACGCCATGGTGCAGTGGTGGTACGGCCACAACGCGGTGGGCTTCTTCCTGACCGCCGGCTTCCTGGGGATGATGTACTACTTCGTGCCCAAGCAGGCCGAGCGTCCGGTCTACTCCTACCGTCTCTCCATCGTGCATTTCTGGTCGCTGATCATGGTCTACATGTGGGCCGGGCCGCACCACCTGCACTACACCGCCCTGCCCAACTGGGCCCAGTCGCTGGGCATGGTGATGTCGATCATCCTGCTCGCGCCCTCCTGGGGCGGCATGATCAACGGCATGATGACCCTCTCCGGCGCCTGGCATAAGCTGCGCACCGACCCGACCCTGCGCTTCCTGGTGGTGGCCCTCTCCTTCTACGGCATGTCCACCTTCGAGGGACCGATGATGGCGGTGAAGACCGTCAACGCCCTCTCCCACTACACCGACTGGACCATCGGTCACGTGCACGCCGGCGCCCTGGGCTGGGTGGCGATGATCACCATCGGCTCCATGTATCACCTGATCCCGCGCCTGTTCGGCCGCACCGAGATGCACTCCGTGGGCCTGATCGCCGTGCACTTCTGGCTGGCCACCATCGGCACCGTGCTCTATATCGCCTCCATGTGGGTCAACGGCATCCTGCAGGGCCTGATGTGGCGCGCCATCAACCCCGACGGCACCCTGATGTACACCTTCATCGAGTCCGTCGAGGCCAGCGGCCCGGGCTACATCGTGCGCCTGATCGGCGGCCTGTGCTGGGTCGTGGGCATGCTGATCATGGCCTACAACGTCACCATGACCGTCAAGCGCGGCGAAGGCGCTCGTCAGCCGCTTCCGCAGACTGCCTGA
- the ccoO gene encoding cytochrome-c oxidase, cbb3-type subunit II, producing the protein MKHEIVEKNVGLLAVLILVVISFGGLAEVVPLFFQKQTTEPVDGLRPLSALELEGRDIYRREGCVGCHSQMIRPFRAETERYGHYSVAGESVYDHNFLWGSKRTGPDLARVGGRYSDDWHRAHMYNPRDVVPESIMPAYPWLFERTLDGNATPRKMEALRRLGVPYTDEDIANATRDVRGQQEITALVAYLQQLGTVLEGTR; encoded by the coding sequence ATGAAACACGAGATTGTCGAAAAGAACGTTGGCCTGCTCGCCGTGCTGATCCTTGTCGTCATCAGCTTCGGCGGCCTGGCCGAGGTCGTGCCGCTGTTCTTCCAGAAGCAGACCACGGAGCCGGTGGACGGGCTGCGTCCGCTCTCGGCCCTGGAGCTGGAAGGCCGCGACATCTATCGCCGCGAGGGCTGCGTCGGCTGCCACTCGCAGATGATCCGCCCGTTCCGCGCCGAGACCGAGCGCTACGGCCACTACAGCGTGGCCGGCGAGTCGGTCTACGACCACAACTTCCTGTGGGGCTCCAAGCGCACCGGCCCGGACCTGGCCCGCGTCGGCGGCCGCTACAGCGATGACTGGCACCGTGCCCACATGTACAACCCGCGCGACGTGGTGCCCGAGTCGATCATGCCCGCCTACCCGTGGCTCTTCGAGCGCACCCTCGACGGTAACGCCACGCCGCGCAAGATGGAGGCGCTGCGCCGCCTGGGCGTGCCCTATACCGACGAGGACATTGCCAACGCCACGCGTGACGTTCGCGGCCAGCAGGAGATCACCGCATTGGTGGCCTATCTCCAGCAGTTGGGCACCGTTCTCGAAGGCACGCGCTGA
- a CDS encoding cbb3-type cytochrome oxidase subunit 3 has product MDTGTFRGIITGLLIVAFLGITWWAYSKRRKPDFDEAAHLPFADDDEQPNRDRSASPNGADSRKSKGDRNT; this is encoded by the coding sequence ATGGATACCGGGACTTTCCGCGGCATTATCACCGGTCTGCTGATCGTGGCCTTCCTCGGCATCACCTGGTGGGCCTACTCGAAGCGGCGCAAGCCGGATTTCGACGAGGCGGCCCACCTGCCCTTCGCCGATGATGATGAGCAACCGAACCGTGACAGGAGCGCCTCGCCGAACGGGGCGGATTCCCGCAAGAGCAAGGGAGACAGGAACACATGA
- the ccoP gene encoding cytochrome-c oxidase, cbb3-type subunit III, whose product MNNLWGDSLSGFWSAWIIVITLGSIGLAFWLLYANRKTDKIPDADGNIETTGHAADGIEEYDNPLPRWWFQLYVGTVIFALGYLVLYPGLGNFAGVLGWTQEGQWEEEVARAEERFTPIFAQYQEIPIPELARDADAMQVAERIYLNNCAVCHGSNAQGGYGFPNLTNDDWLYGGEPEQIVQTLVRGRNGLMPSWQQLGETNIENVTQHVLALSGLEHDEERAERGAATYASVCAACHMPDGTGNQALGAPNLTNDIWLYQAPGQSVADSVRQTLRNGRNGHMPAQAAYIGEERVHLVAAYVYSLRFRD is encoded by the coding sequence ATGAACAATCTCTGGGGTGACTCCCTTTCCGGGTTCTGGAGCGCCTGGATCATCGTCATCACGCTGGGCTCCATCGGCCTTGCCTTCTGGCTGCTCTACGCCAACCGCAAGACCGACAAGATCCCCGACGCCGATGGCAACATCGAGACCACCGGACACGCCGCCGATGGCATCGAGGAGTACGACAACCCGCTGCCGCGCTGGTGGTTCCAGCTCTACGTGGGCACCGTGATCTTCGCGCTGGGCTATCTGGTGCTCTACCCCGGCCTCGGCAACTTCGCCGGCGTGCTGGGCTGGACCCAGGAGGGGCAGTGGGAAGAGGAGGTCGCCCGCGCCGAGGAGCGCTTCACGCCGATCTTCGCCCAGTACCAGGAGATCCCGATCCCCGAGCTGGCTCGCGACGCCGACGCCATGCAGGTGGCCGAGCGCATCTACCTCAACAACTGCGCGGTGTGCCACGGCTCCAACGCCCAGGGCGGCTACGGCTTCCCCAACCTGACCAACGACGACTGGCTCTACGGCGGCGAGCCCGAGCAGATCGTCCAGACCCTGGTGCGGGGCCGCAACGGCCTGATGCCTTCCTGGCAGCAGCTCGGCGAGACCAACATCGAGAACGTCACCCAGCATGTCCTCGCCCTCTCCGGCCTGGAGCATGACGAGGAGCGCGCCGAGCGCGGCGCCGCCACCTACGCCTCGGTCTGCGCGGCCTGCCACATGCCCGACGGCACCGGCAACCAGGCGCTGGGTGCGCCCAATCTGACCAACGATATCTGGCTCTACCAGGCACCCGGTCAGAGCGTGGCAGACTCCGTGCGCCAGACCCTGCGCAACGGCCGCAACGGCCACATGCCGGCCCAGGCAGCCTACATCGGCGAGGAGCGCGTCCACCTGGTGGCCGCCTACGTCTACAGCCTGCGCTTCCGGGACTGA